In Nocardioides sp. InS609-2, a single genomic region encodes these proteins:
- a CDS encoding DUF6596 domain-containing protein produces the protein MSPPDDADVSDEISRIFREEYAVVVATLARRFGDLDIAEEAAGEAIVAAMERWPGDGVPPNPGGWLTTTGHRKAIDRIRRESTRDTRHRQATMTYDDSPPPDTGPVEDDRLRLVFTCCHPALAPAARVALTLRLITGLTVPEIAAAFLVPETTMAQRITRAKAKIKAAKVPYRVPRHEDLPARTAGVLAVVYLVFNEGYLATAGEESMRDDLCEEAIRLARLLRVLLPRDPEVAGLLALMLLTHARRPARLSDGVLVPLDEQDRTRWRRDLIDEGHELVRACLVLNRPGPYQIQAAVNAVHTDAGTAAETDWSQIAALYGQLASIDPSPVVALNRAVAVAELDGAEVALELVDGLDLAAYHPWQATRADLLRRLGRHAEARAAYDAAIALIDNEAERAFLGGRRAELM, from the coding sequence ATGTCGCCGCCGGACGACGCGGACGTCTCCGACGAGATCTCCCGCATCTTCCGCGAGGAGTACGCCGTCGTCGTCGCAACGCTTGCCCGTCGCTTCGGTGATCTCGACATCGCCGAAGAGGCGGCCGGCGAGGCGATCGTGGCGGCCATGGAGCGCTGGCCCGGTGACGGCGTACCCCCGAACCCGGGCGGCTGGCTGACCACCACCGGCCACCGCAAGGCCATCGACCGCATCCGCCGTGAGTCCACGCGCGACACCAGGCATCGGCAGGCAACCATGACTTACGACGACTCCCCACCACCCGACACCGGCCCGGTCGAGGACGACCGGCTCCGGCTCGTCTTCACCTGTTGCCACCCGGCGCTCGCGCCCGCTGCGCGGGTGGCGCTGACGCTCCGGCTCATCACCGGGCTGACCGTGCCCGAGATCGCCGCCGCGTTCCTCGTGCCCGAGACGACCATGGCCCAGCGCATCACCCGGGCCAAGGCCAAGATCAAGGCCGCGAAGGTGCCCTACCGGGTGCCGCGCCACGAGGACCTGCCCGCCCGCACCGCCGGTGTGCTCGCCGTCGTCTACCTCGTCTTCAACGAGGGCTACCTCGCCACCGCCGGCGAGGAGTCCATGCGCGACGACCTCTGTGAGGAGGCGATCCGGCTGGCCCGGTTGCTGCGGGTGCTGCTGCCCCGGGACCCCGAGGTCGCCGGCCTGCTCGCGCTGATGCTGCTCACCCATGCTCGCCGGCCGGCGCGCCTGAGCGACGGCGTACTCGTGCCGCTCGACGAGCAGGACCGCACCCGCTGGCGCCGCGATCTCATCGACGAGGGCCACGAGCTGGTGCGCGCGTGCCTGGTGCTCAACCGGCCCGGGCCGTACCAGATCCAGGCCGCCGTCAACGCCGTGCACACCGACGCGGGGACCGCCGCCGAAACCGACTGGTCGCAGATCGCCGCGCTCTACGGACAGCTCGCCAGCATCGACCCGTCGCCCGTGGTCGCGCTCAACCGGGCGGTCGCGGTGGCCGAGCTCGACGGTGCCGAGGTGGCGCTGGAGCTGGTCGACGGCCTCGACCTCGCGGCGTACCACCCGTGGCAGGCGACCCGCGCCGACCTCCTGCGCCGGCTGGGCCGGCATGCCGAGGCCCGGGCGGCTTACGACGCGGCGATCGCGCTGATCGACAACGAGGCCGAGCGGGCGTTTCTCGGCGGCCGACGAGCCGAGTTGATGTGA